In Amaranthus tricolor cultivar Red isolate AtriRed21 chromosome 3, ASM2621246v1, whole genome shotgun sequence, a single window of DNA contains:
- the LOC130808754 gene encoding precursor of CEP9: MAIVECMIKFLFLCILFICQILFSEGRHLSSLVQVVMINSDKISSQKANYRKLRTQLSYKSDHIKRSPTKTSSEITPDDSKPIKPTQSFMSDTKKWSQNKPTKNTKMSNTLETSVDDFRHTTPGRSPGAGHEGEDKRYSSLKSTKLHNIFPTSQAPTSSFSYSTLGITNDFRPTSPGSSPGAGHSETNQIAGGLDDYRPTSPGHSPGAGHASFTIQEPKS; the protein is encoded by the exons ATGGCCATAGTTGAATGCATGATTAAATTTCTATTTCTATGTATTTTATTCATCTGCCAAATACTTTTTAGTGAAGGGAGGCACCTAAGTTCATTAGTCCAAGTAGTAATGATCAACTCTGACAAGATTTCTTCTCAAAAAGCCAATTATAGAAAGCTTAGGACACAACTTTCATACAAATCTGACCATATTAAAAGATCACCCACAAAAACTAGTTCAGAAATAACCCCCGACGATTCCAAACCTATTAAGCCAACACAATCTTTCATGAGCGACACAAAGAAATGGTCACAAAACAAGCCGACTAAAAACACTAAGATGTCGAATACCTTAGAAACATCAGTAGATGATTTCCGACATACTACACCAGGTCGTAGCCCTGGTGCAGGACATGAAGGAGAAGACAAGAGATACTCTAGCCTCAAATCTACAAAATTACATAACATTTTTCCCACTTCACAAGCTCCTACCTCATCATTTAGCTATTCAACACTCGGAATTACCAACGATTTTCGACCTACCTCACCGGGTAGTAGCCCTGGTGCCGGGCATTCAGAAACAAACCAAATTG CAGGAGGCCTAGATGATTACCGGCCTACTAGCCCTGGTCACAGTCCAGGAGCAGGGCATGCTAGTTTCACTATCCAAGAGCCAAAGTCATAA
- the LOC130808847 gene encoding uncharacterized protein LOC130808847 — protein sequence MVEDLSSCYKDTYALKIPKMSSLILKMITLVIATICGLYICSMCLKQISNQTKPNIEVIERLSNSYDTINSETPYLHYPHPETFNRAECAGNPVRFFVIISMQRSGSGWFETLLNSHTNVSSNGEIFSVNSRRSNISSIIRTLDRVYNLDWFNSASKNECSAAVGFKWMLNQGLMDYPSEIGEYFSRRRVSAIFLFRRNQLRRLISVLANSYDSHAKQLNGTHKAHVHSLEEAETLSKYKPLINSTSLLSALKDSEFTMAQALAFFNRTRYITLYYEDLIKNNTKLVDVQNFLKIPRMKLRSQHVKIHKGPLRDHIENWEDVNKTLIGTAYEKFLHLDY from the exons ATGGTTGAAGATTTGAGTTCATGCTACAAG GATACATATGCTCTTAAGATTCCGAAAATGTCTTCACTGATATTAAAGATGATAACACTGGTGATTGCGACGATCTGTGGATTATACATCTGCTCAATGTGTCTCAAACAAATAAGTAATCAAACAAAGCCTAATATTGAAGTTATCGAGAGACTCAGCAATAGTTATGATACCATCAATTCGGAAACTCCTTACCTGCATTACCCACATCCTGAAACATTTAACAG GGCTGAATGTGCTGGAAATCCTGTTCGGTTCTTTGTTATTATATCAATGCAGCGTTCAGGGAGTGGATGGTTTGAAACACTGTTAAATAGTCATACTAATGTCAGCTCTAATGGTGAGATATTCTCTGTTAATAGTAGGAGAAGCAATATCTCATCTATTATTAGGACTCTTGATAGGGTCTACAATTTGGACTGGTTTAATAGTGCTTCAAAGAATGAATGCTCCGCTGCTGTTGGCTTCAAGTGGATGTTGAATCAG GGGTTGATGGACTATCCCAGTGAGATAGGCGAGTATTTCAGTAGAAGACGTGTGTCTGCTATATTTCTCTTCCGAAGAAATCAGCTGCGGCGATTAATTTCAGTACTTGCAAATTCATATGATAGCCATGCTAAGCAGTTAAATGGAACTCACAAGGCTCACGTGCATTCTCTAGAAGAG GCTGAGACTCTTTCAAAGTATAAGCCTCTCATCAATTCAACTTCATTGTTATCTGCCCTGAAGGACTCAGAGTTCACGATGGCTCAGGCTTTAGCGTTTTTTAACAGAACTCGGTATATTACTTTATATTACGAAGATCTTATCAAGAATAACACA AAGCTGGTTGACGTTCAAAACTTTCTTAAGATACCACGTATGAAGCTAAGAAGCCAGCATGTCAAGATACATAAAGGTCCTCTAAGGGATCATATCGAGAATTGGGAAGATGTCAATAAGACACTCATTGGAACAGCTTATGAAAAGTTCCTTCATCTTGACTATTGA